One genomic window of Centroberyx gerrardi isolate f3 chromosome 15, fCenGer3.hap1.cur.20231027, whole genome shotgun sequence includes the following:
- the LOC139932398 gene encoding gap junction alpha-5 protein-like has product MADWSLLGNFLEEVQEHSTSIGKVWLTILFIFRILVLGTAAESSWGDEQEDFTCDTDQPGCENVCYDRAFPIAHIRYWVLQIVFVSTPSLIYMGHAMHTVRREEKRRSRGEEAGEEGGGREEDPGGGGGGGGGGGGGEKQERKGQKEGGGEKGDGSSAGRIRLKGALLQTYILSILIRSIMEVVFLCLQYFLYGIFLHSLYICRTLPCPHPVNCFVSRPTEKNVFIVFMLTVSAVSLALSVLELQHLAWRHCCRRLFTRGKAVSPGDAPLARQLSISPPPLSTPPPDFSQCVIGSSHFLPLPFPNHRLASQQNSENMAAERHKMAAVEENFLRASCYRPGGQEAGYGQIQDGGYLRSEPDCYSPGSREAGCPQIQNGGPGGLVLCQNGGLFQKDKRRFSKTSGTSSRTRTDDLAV; this is encoded by the exons ATGGCAGACTGGAGCCTGCTGGGAAACTTCCTAGAGGAAGTACAGGAACATTCTACCTCCATTggcaag GTGTGGCTGACCATCCTGTTTATCTTCCGTATCCTGGTGCTGGGGACGGCTGCTGAGTCGTCGTGGGGAGACGAGCAGGAAGATTTCACCTGCGACACCGATCAGCCAGGCTGCGAAAACGTCTGTTACGACCGGGCCTTCCCGATAGCACACATAAGATACTGG GTGCTCCAGATAGTGTTTGTGTCCACTCCCAGCCTGATCTACATGGGCCACGCCATGCACACCGTccgcagagaggagaagaggaggagcagaggagaggaggcgggagaggaggggggagggagagaggaagacccaggaggaggaggcggaggaggaggaggaggaggaggaggagagaaacaggagaggaagggacagaaggaaggaggaggggagaagggagacGGTTCTTCAGCAGGTCGCATCCGTCTGAAGGGAGCGCTGCTACAGACCTACATACTGAGTATACTGATACGCAGTATCATGGAG GTGGTGTTCCTGTGTCTGCAGTACTTCCTGTATGGAATCTTCCTCCATTCTCTGTACATCTGCAgg accctGCCGTGTCCTCATCCAGTAAACTGTTTTGTCTCCAGACCGACAGAGAAGAATGTCTTCATAGTGTTCATGTTGACAGTATCTGCCGTCTCTCTGGCCCTCAGTGTGCTGGAACTGCAGCACCTGGCATGGAGACACTGCTGCAG GCGGTTGTTCACCAGAGGGAAGGCCGTTTCCCCCGGCGACGCCCCGTTGGCACGAcaactctctatctctcctccgcCGCTGTCAACCCCGCCCCCAGACTTCAGCCAGTGCGTGATTGGCTCCTCCCACTTCctgcccctccccttccccaaCCACCGATTGGCCAGCCAGCAGAACTCTGAGAACATGGCCGCTGAGAGGCACAAAATGGCGGCCGTGGAGGAAAACTTCCTCCGGGCGAGCTGCTACAGGCCCGGCGGGCAGGAAGCTGGATACGGTCAGATCCAAGATGGCGGCTACCTGAGGAGTGAGCCTGACTGCTACAGCCCTGGGAGCAGGGAAGCTGGCTGCCCTCAGATCCAAAATGGCGGTCCAGGTGGGCTGGTGCTCTGCCAGAACGGAGGACTCTTTCAGAAGGACAAACGACGATTCAGCAAAACCAGCGGAACCAGCAGCCGAACCCGAACTGATGACCTCGCTGTTtag